The genomic segment TCCAGggtccttcatttcctcctctggaaattcTGGAACCTCCATCACCTCTTCTGGAAATCCAAGAGCTCCCATGTCCCCCCTCGGAAATCCTGGGGCCTCCCTCACCCCTTCTGGCAAATCAGGAACCCCTAGTACCCACCCTAGAAGACCAGGAGCCTCCGCTATCCCCGCTGGAAATCCCAGACATTAAGGAGATTCTAGCCTCCATAGATCTCCTTCCCTTAGAAGTTGACCAGCCTCAGATTGGCCAGAGCACTCTCTCAGAGCAGCCTGTTCCTGGAGATCTATTCCCAGGGCAAAGCAGCGCTAGTCTTGAGGCCACTGGGAACATCTCTGAGTTGGAGGGAGTCACGCAggctgctcctctcctcctccctttgaaAGAGGAGTCTCAACCCAAGGGATGCCAGGCTTCCAAATCTGAGTCCAAAGCCACCAGAGCAGATTTAGATCAGACTTCAGGGGAGTCTACCCCAGGGAGGGATTCCTCTGGCAGGAGCGGGAAACAAAAACGTAAGAGCACAGAGAAGGCCCCTGAAACCCCTGAGCCAGAAGTGCATTCCATGAGTTCCCAAATAGAACCAGCTTCCTCTGTGTCTCCAACCTGTTCCATAGGTTCTGGGTGTCTCCCCCAAAGACCCAAACTCCAAAAGACCCCAAAAGCTAAAAAGAGCAAGGCCAAGAGGCCCAGACTAGAGGAGCCTGAAGATCTTGGGGGCAGCAACTCTGAACAGACTGGAGGAAAGGGGCAGTTGAAGATCAATGCCACGCCTGAGGAACAATCTCCCTTTTTCAAGAGAAAGCGGAGAAATGACTGTCCTGAGTTCAGCCAGGAGTCCTTTAAGAAGCCCCGGAGCAATCTGGGCATGCACATGCTGCAGTCAGTGCAGGTGTTCCACAAACTAGGCAAGAAGAGTCCCCAGGCCAGAAGCATCTCAGGGATCAGAGAGAGATTGGGCAACTCATCAAGTGGGGAGGAGATGAGAAAAGCCCAGTTGGGCCCACTATCGGTACCAAAGGTCCACCACACCCAGAAGCTAGGTGGCAATACTGACACTCAGAGCAAGTTACCTTCGGAGGGAAAGCTCAAGTTGGTACCACTCCTTACCCCTGAGCGCAAGCCGTATTGGCCTTGCCATGGCAATCCCTCACTCTCAGTTCCATGCCGGGCTGCTTCCAGCCCATTTAGCTCTACCTATTCCAGCCAACATGGTGTGGACAACCCACCCCACCATGGTCTTATCGATTCAGACCACCCAGTTTCTGCCAATTTGGCCCAGCCTGATCTTGCTGTACCAGAACGATCAAGTCTCCTGAATCCTGCCCAACCAGAACCTgccatttcctccctcccagaGCCTGGCAATCCAACCTGGCTGAATTCTGTCAGCGCAAGCCCAGAAGAAGCTTCTGCCAGTTCAGACCAGACTGAACCTGCCACACCATCCCTCCCAGGCCCTGGCAACCCAACCTGGCTGAATTCTGTCAGTCCATGCCACCCAGCTTCTACCCCTTCAGGCCAGCATGAACCTGCCCTACCAAACTTCCTAAATCATGGTAGTCCAACTTGGCTGAATTCTGGCAATCTAGGTCATCCCATTTCTGCCTGTTCAGGCCAGCCTGAACCTGCATTACCATTCCTCCAGGTTCTTGGCCACCCAACCCAGCTAGGTATTTCCAGTCCAAGTAATCCAGTCTCCATCGATTTGGTCCAGTCGGAACCTGCCAAACCATTCCTCGTAGGACCTGATGGCCCAAC from the Tachyglossus aculeatus isolate mTacAcu1 chromosome 2, mTacAcu1.pri, whole genome shotgun sequence genome contains:
- the C2H2orf78 gene encoding uncharacterized protein C2orf78 homolog isoform X2, which codes for MSSGSSLIGSLHNIAQHSGPAISNAWLLTPISNVPFHPFPTGGYFFQHPSTPGLSAVAGLSRAFFSTVAYPNISEWSSARSAVEMPSPLMDCTVTVIHSPEAPAPSLPMMVQYFNAGSAPNMFPLYPQWSAGLDPRASLPVPNEGYHLPIPHHAGTQAYFYNPSLLGPQLPGQFSPYLQPYGPVPYRASRAVPWLGAPQPEMVMVLKEIQLQGTLPQVSTPELYYPDSTQQGTATSFQGMGVSPGLAPTAPTLGWPPTLELSTPWNSKAILCTEGNPSLESMSSDKIVADQASDSHVALSCALDDCSELPVVPLEIQGPSFPPLEILEPPSPLLEIQELPCPPSEILGPPSPLLANQEPLVPTLEDQEPPLSPLEIPDIKEILASIDLLPLEVDQPQIGQSTLSEQPVPGDLFPGQSSASLEATGNISELEGVTQAAPLLLPLKEESQPKGCQASKSESKATRADLDQTSGESTPGRDSSGRSGKQKRKSTEKAPETPEPEVHSMSSQIEPASSVSPTCSIGSGCLPQRPKLQKTPKAKKSKAKRPRLEEPEDLGGSNSEQTGGKGQLKINATPEEQSPFFKRKRRNDCPEFSQESFKKPRSNLGMHMLQSVQVFHKLGKKSPQARSISGIRERLGNSSSGEEMRKAQLGPLSVPKVHHTQKLGGNTDTQSKLPSEGKLKLVPLLTPERKPYWPCHGNPSLSVPCRAASSPFSSTYSSQHGVDNPPHHGLIDSDHPVSANLAQPDLAVPERSSLLNPAQPEPAISSLPEPGNPTWLNSVSASPEEASASSDQTEPATPSLPGPGNPTWLNSVSPCHPASTPSGQHEPALPNFLNHGSPTWLNSGNLGHPISACSGQPEPALPFLQVLGHPTQLGISSPSNPVSIDLVQSEPAKPFLVGPDGPTQPGHVSVGSPVSINLNQCSSVKQDQQSPPKPVQSDMPQPMLLGPGQPTWINCTTPTLHGAANLARSNLANPGCPPLTNTAWSGPGISASQPRPAHLAFPPRPNSTVPSQLAPIIPPNPVNFWSALPRPTPNPPVVTRPWFPHQFPNIDFSRQPNPWKIPTVPEPVVSTPITPEQRPEREAMKRQAQREREQAAKYSSLGKVQFFVERQKEMEISDYYGYTV
- the C2H2orf78 gene encoding uncharacterized protein C2orf78 homolog isoform X1 yields the protein MAENSRNPAENSQRTSSQAISNSCPQTVPVMSSGSSLIGSLHNIAQHSGPAISNAWLLTPISNVPFHPFPTGGYFFQHPSTPGLSAVAGLSRAFFSTVAYPNISEWSSARSAVEMPSPLMDCTVTVIHSPEAPAPSLPMMVQYFNAGSAPNMFPLYPQWSAGLDPRASLPVPNEGYHLPIPHHAGTQAYFYNPSLLGPQLPGQFSPYLQPYGPVPYRASRAVPWLGAPQPEMVMVLKEIQLQGTLPQVSTPELYYPDSTQQGTATSFQGMGVSPGLAPTAPTLGWPPTLELSTPWNSKAILCTEGNPSLESMSSDKIVADQASDSHVALSCALDDCSELPVVPLEIQGPSFPPLEILEPPSPLLEIQELPCPPSEILGPPSPLLANQEPLVPTLEDQEPPLSPLEIPDIKEILASIDLLPLEVDQPQIGQSTLSEQPVPGDLFPGQSSASLEATGNISELEGVTQAAPLLLPLKEESQPKGCQASKSESKATRADLDQTSGESTPGRDSSGRSGKQKRKSTEKAPETPEPEVHSMSSQIEPASSVSPTCSIGSGCLPQRPKLQKTPKAKKSKAKRPRLEEPEDLGGSNSEQTGGKGQLKINATPEEQSPFFKRKRRNDCPEFSQESFKKPRSNLGMHMLQSVQVFHKLGKKSPQARSISGIRERLGNSSSGEEMRKAQLGPLSVPKVHHTQKLGGNTDTQSKLPSEGKLKLVPLLTPERKPYWPCHGNPSLSVPCRAASSPFSSTYSSQHGVDNPPHHGLIDSDHPVSANLAQPDLAVPERSSLLNPAQPEPAISSLPEPGNPTWLNSVSASPEEASASSDQTEPATPSLPGPGNPTWLNSVSPCHPASTPSGQHEPALPNFLNHGSPTWLNSGNLGHPISACSGQPEPALPFLQVLGHPTQLGISSPSNPVSIDLVQSEPAKPFLVGPDGPTQPGHVSVGSPVSINLNQCSSVKQDQQSPPKPVQSDMPQPMLLGPGQPTWINCTTPTLHGAANLARSNLANPGCPPLTNTAWSGPGISASQPRPAHLAFPPRPNSTVPSQLAPIIPPNPVNFWSALPRPTPNPPVVTRPWFPHQFPNIDFSRQPNPWKIPTVPEPVVSTPITPEQRPEREAMKRQAQREREQAAKYSSLGKVQFFVERQKEMEISDYYGYTV